A genomic stretch from Streptomyces fungicidicus includes:
- a CDS encoding phosphocholine-specific phospholipase C, producing the protein MSEVNRRRFLQLAGATTAFSALSASVERAAALPANHRSGSIEDVEHIVVLMQENRSFDHYFGRLRGVRGFGDPHPVTLDGGRSVWHQTKSDGTEVLPFHPEADDLGMQFLEGLPHGWSDGQDAYHDGKYDRWLPAKGTTTMAYLTREDIPFHYALADTFTVCDAYHCSFIGSTDPNRYYLWSGHTGNDGRGGGPVLGNDELGYDWTTYPERLEAAGISWKIYQDIGDGLDAAGHWGWIPDAYRGNYGDNSLLYFNKYRNAQPGDPWYDKARTGTDVAGGDGYFDRLRADVKAGRLPQISWIAAPEAFSEHSNWPSNYGAWYISQVLDALTSDPEVWARTALFITYDENDGFFDHVVPPLPPKSAAQGLSTADASLDVFQGGATHREGFYGLGPRVPMLVVSPWSKGGYVCSETFDHTSVIRFMERRFGVREPHISPWRRAVCGDLTSAFDFSNGDSRPARLPDTDAYEPPDRDRHPDYRPTPPADARLPRQERGTRPARPLKYAPAVDGSADPAAGTFTLAFSSGAGAGAAFLVTSGSRADGPWTYTTEAGKELSDIWNSAHSGGSYDLTVHGPNGFLRVFRGPNGSAGPEVTARHTGDDVRLTFVNGGSATARLRLADGYGGRPVTVTVRPGATVHRTVDLCASHRWYDLTVTSPADPAYLRRFAGHVENGRPGVSDPAIRTD; encoded by the coding sequence GTGTCCGAGGTCAACCGGCGCCGATTCCTTCAACTCGCGGGCGCGACAACGGCGTTCAGCGCGCTCTCCGCCAGTGTCGAGCGGGCCGCCGCCCTCCCGGCGAACCACCGGTCGGGATCGATCGAGGACGTCGAGCACATCGTCGTCCTGATGCAGGAGAACCGTTCCTTCGACCACTACTTCGGCCGGCTGCGCGGCGTCCGCGGCTTCGGCGACCCGCACCCGGTCACCCTGGACGGCGGCAGGTCCGTCTGGCACCAGACCAAGAGCGACGGCACGGAGGTCCTGCCCTTCCACCCGGAGGCCGACGACCTCGGCATGCAGTTCCTGGAGGGACTGCCGCACGGCTGGTCCGACGGCCAGGACGCCTACCACGACGGCAAGTACGACCGCTGGCTGCCGGCCAAGGGCACCACCACCATGGCGTACCTGACCCGCGAGGACATTCCCTTCCACTACGCGCTCGCCGACACCTTCACCGTCTGCGACGCCTACCACTGCTCCTTCATCGGCTCCACCGACCCCAACCGCTACTACCTGTGGTCGGGCCACACCGGCAACGACGGCAGGGGCGGCGGCCCGGTCCTCGGCAACGACGAACTCGGCTACGACTGGACGACGTACCCCGAGCGGCTGGAGGCGGCCGGAATCTCCTGGAAGATCTACCAGGACATCGGCGACGGCCTGGACGCGGCCGGCCACTGGGGCTGGATCCCCGACGCCTACCGCGGCAACTACGGCGACAACTCCCTGCTGTACTTCAACAAGTACCGGAACGCCCAGCCCGGCGACCCCTGGTACGACAAGGCCCGCACCGGCACCGACGTCGCCGGCGGGGACGGCTACTTCGACCGGCTCCGCGCCGACGTCAAGGCCGGCCGGCTCCCGCAGATCTCCTGGATCGCCGCCCCCGAGGCCTTCTCCGAGCACTCCAACTGGCCGTCCAACTACGGTGCCTGGTACATCTCCCAGGTCCTGGACGCGCTCACCTCCGACCCGGAGGTGTGGGCGAGGACCGCCCTGTTCATCACCTATGACGAGAACGACGGCTTCTTCGACCACGTGGTGCCGCCGCTGCCGCCGAAGTCGGCCGCGCAGGGCCTGTCCACCGCCGACGCGTCGCTGGACGTCTTCCAGGGCGGCGCGACCCACCGCGAGGGCTTCTACGGGCTCGGCCCACGGGTGCCGATGCTGGTCGTCTCGCCGTGGAGCAAGGGCGGTTACGTCTGCTCCGAGACCTTCGACCACACCTCGGTCATCCGCTTCATGGAGCGCCGCTTCGGCGTGCGCGAACCCCACATCTCGCCGTGGCGGCGCGCCGTCTGCGGCGACCTGACCTCCGCCTTCGATTTCTCCAACGGCGACAGCCGGCCGGCCCGGCTGCCCGACACCGACGCCTACGAGCCGCCGGACCGCGACCGTCACCCCGACTACCGGCCCACACCCCCGGCCGACGCCCGTCTGCCCCGCCAGGAGCGGGGGACGCGCCCGGCCCGCCCGCTGAAGTACGCCCCGGCCGTGGACGGTTCCGCCGACCCGGCGGCCGGGACGTTCACGCTGGCCTTCTCCTCCGGCGCCGGGGCGGGCGCCGCGTTCCTGGTCACGTCCGGCAGCCGCGCCGACGGCCCCTGGACCTACACGACCGAGGCCGGGAAGGAGCTCTCGGACATCTGGAACTCGGCGCACTCCGGCGGCTCGTACGACCTGACCGTGCACGGCCCGAACGGCTTCCTGCGCGTCTTCCGCGGACCGAACGGGTCCGCGGGCCCCGAGGTCACCGCCCGCCACACCGGGGACGACGTCCGGCTCACGTTCGTCAACGGAGGTTCGGCCACGGCGCGGCTGCGGCTGGCCGACGGTTACGGGGGCCGGCCGGTGACCGTCACCGTCCGCCCCGGCGCCACCGTGCACCGCACCGTCGACCTGTGCGCCAGCCACCGCTGGTACGACCTGACGGTCACCTCCCCGGCCGACCCGGCCTACCTGCGCCGCTTCGCGGGGCACGTCGAGAACGGACGCCCGGGCGTCAGCGACCCGGCGATCCGCACGGACTGA
- a CDS encoding DMT family transporter, which produces MNAVLVAVLLSLVSAVAYAAAAVAQERLASRSSDTGTLRLLADGAWWGAVGLNASAALLHVVALRYGPLTVVQPLGALTLVAAVPMGARIAGRPVSGAEWRGTAFTLAGLAVVLASASGPAPDDALSVPEALVVAGGTASLIGLLSWPGSRPGLRHATASGAASGVASALTQTVTVTATDRSGPLLDVRVVVVALLVAGFAAGGLLLSQTAYRGGLGAPLAVVTLTNPLAAAVIGLVLLGERLRGGPAGVLAALAGAALASWGVVLLSRAAPRPAAPAAPAAPVSVAVPAAPERMSGTEGRSPAGVTPGLGVLVPAAPGPPSPGLAGAAPDSAA; this is translated from the coding sequence GTGAACGCCGTCCTCGTGGCCGTCCTGCTGTCCCTCGTCTCCGCCGTCGCCTACGCCGCCGCCGCGGTGGCCCAGGAACGTCTCGCCTCCCGGTCCTCGGACACCGGCACGCTGCGGCTGCTGGCCGACGGCGCCTGGTGGGGGGCGGTCGGGCTGAACGCCTCGGCCGCGCTGCTGCACGTGGTGGCGCTCAGGTACGGGCCGCTGACCGTGGTCCAGCCGCTGGGCGCGCTCACGCTGGTCGCGGCGGTGCCGATGGGGGCCCGGATCGCGGGGCGGCCGGTGAGCGGGGCCGAGTGGCGGGGCACGGCGTTCACCCTCGCCGGTCTGGCGGTGGTGCTGGCCTCGGCGTCCGGCCCGGCACCCGACGACGCGCTGAGCGTGCCCGAGGCGCTGGTCGTCGCGGGCGGCACGGCGTCCCTGATCGGGCTGCTGTCATGGCCGGGGTCGCGGCCCGGTCTGCGGCACGCGACCGCGTCGGGCGCCGCCTCCGGGGTGGCCTCGGCGCTCACCCAGACCGTGACGGTCACGGCGACGGACCGGTCCGGTCCGCTGCTCGACGTGCGGGTGGTCGTGGTGGCGCTGCTGGTGGCCGGCTTCGCGGCCGGCGGTCTGCTGCTGTCGCAGACCGCCTACCGGGGCGGCCTGGGCGCGCCGCTCGCGGTGGTGACGCTGACGAACCCGCTGGCGGCCGCGGTGATCGGGCTCGTCCTGCTCGGCGAACGGCTGCGCGGCGGGCCGGCGGGCGTCCTGGCGGCGCTGGCCGGCGCGGCGCTCGCGTCCTGGGGAGTGGTCCTGCTGAGCCGGGCGGCACCGCGTCCGGCGGCGCCGGCCGCCCCCGCCGCCCCTGTCTCCGTTGCCGTCCCCGCCGCCCCTGAGCGCATGTCCGGGACGGAGGGGCGGAGCCCGGCGGGGGTTACCCCGGGCCTCGGTGTCCTGGTGCCGGCGGCTCCCGGGCCGCCTTCGCCCGGCCTGGCCGGGGCCGCCCCGGACAGCGCGGCCTGA
- a CDS encoding phosphatase PAP2 family protein, whose translation MNAREEPATAGPDASARPPLVRELLLVAGLFLVYKLGRQLAAGHGGEAYRNGLGVWRLERSLQLPGEGAVQSLLLHGEGLAHAANVYYAAVHFPATAAFLVWLYVRRPLHYVWARRVLAAVTAAALVLHLTFPLAPPRMLSATGLVDTARVYGPSVYGPPETDGLSNQFAAMPSLHFGWALMVAVGLIVATRTRWRWLWLLHPLLTLLVIVGTANHFWLDAWVAAALLGLALTVARRPRRTAAAGRIAARHVPAKDRPLVGADR comes from the coding sequence ATGAATGCCCGCGAAGAGCCTGCGACAGCGGGGCCCGACGCCTCGGCGCGCCCTCCCCTGGTCCGTGAACTCCTCCTGGTGGCAGGGCTTTTCCTCGTCTACAAACTCGGCCGGCAGCTGGCGGCCGGCCACGGCGGCGAGGCGTACCGCAACGGCCTCGGGGTGTGGCGCCTCGAGCGCTCGCTCCAGCTGCCCGGCGAGGGCGCGGTGCAGTCCCTGCTGCTGCACGGCGAGGGGCTCGCGCACGCCGCGAACGTCTACTACGCGGCCGTCCACTTCCCGGCCACGGCCGCCTTCCTGGTCTGGCTCTACGTGCGCCGGCCGCTCCACTACGTCTGGGCGCGCCGGGTCCTGGCGGCGGTCACCGCCGCCGCGCTGGTGCTGCATCTGACGTTCCCGCTCGCCCCGCCGCGGATGCTCTCCGCGACGGGTCTGGTGGACACCGCCCGGGTGTACGGGCCCTCGGTGTACGGGCCGCCGGAGACGGACGGGCTGTCGAACCAGTTCGCGGCGATGCCCTCGCTGCACTTCGGGTGGGCGCTGATGGTGGCGGTCGGGCTGATCGTCGCCACGCGCACCCGGTGGCGGTGGCTGTGGCTGCTGCATCCCCTGCTGACGCTGCTGGTGATCGTGGGGACGGCGAACCACTTCTGGCTGGACGCGTGGGTGGCGGCGGCGCTGCTCGGCCTCGCGCTCACGGTGGCGCGCCGGCCGCGACGCACGGCCGCGGCGGGGCGGATCGCGGCGCGTCATGTGCCGGCGAAGGACCGGCCGCTGGTGGGGGCGGACCGGTGA
- a CDS encoding TetR/AcrR family transcriptional regulator: protein MTSQDSDRSAPAGTSRRSKITPEREREFFDAVLDQIRECGYDAVTMDGVAASTRCSKSTLYRQWRTKPQFVAAALRSNRRARLAGVDTGTLAGDLREVARLAGEWSPKDTTLLQALGHAIVQDRELARALREALVDPEVEALREILRRGVARGEVAAGDPALEYVPAQIFGVLRIRPILDGRNADPDYLVRFVEAAVLPALGLP from the coding sequence ATGACGTCGCAGGACTCGGACCGGTCCGCACCGGCCGGAACCTCGCGCCGCTCCAAGATCACGCCGGAGCGTGAGCGGGAGTTCTTCGACGCCGTGCTGGACCAGATCCGCGAGTGCGGCTACGACGCGGTCACCATGGACGGCGTCGCCGCCAGCACGCGGTGCAGCAAGTCCACGCTGTACCGGCAGTGGCGGACCAAACCGCAGTTCGTCGCCGCCGCCCTGCGCTCCAACCGGCGCGCGCGGCTCGCCGGCGTCGACACCGGCACCCTCGCCGGGGACCTGCGCGAGGTGGCGCGGCTCGCGGGGGAGTGGTCACCGAAGGACACCACGCTGCTCCAGGCGCTCGGGCACGCGATCGTCCAGGACCGGGAGCTGGCGCGGGCGCTGCGTGAGGCGCTGGTCGACCCCGAGGTCGAAGCGCTGCGGGAGATCCTGCGGCGGGGCGTCGCACGCGGGGAGGTGGCCGCCGGCGACCCGGCGCTGGAGTACGTCCCCGCGCAGATCTTCGGGGTGCTGCGGATCCGGCCCATCCTGGACGGCCGCAACGCCGACCCGGACTACCTGGTCCGCTTCGTGGAGGCCGCCGTACTGCCGGCGCTCGGCCTCCCCTGA